A genomic segment from Pelobates fuscus isolate aPelFus1 chromosome 7, aPelFus1.pri, whole genome shotgun sequence encodes:
- the ZZZ3 gene encoding ZZ-type zinc finger-containing protein 3, with translation MAASRSTRVTRSTVGLNSLDENFCGRTLRNRSIAHPDDVIPQSLLRSRSPKKKNEPGPVQKGSGTKNIEVKQPAPRESWVSPRKRGLSLSEKDSIEKDSVDNSERKSTGPLSPVLKKIKCYLRSDEPNSPGDEPPTALLKEESERRNSASDNEIDTSRPKQAHRCLLLDDSNKREVKNDFVLDEQFEKSIDEEVFNHETVNGIDDGDTAASNCNDCQSDGAIKLKDTIPPGPSKDLIVSENGSVSSVLTNNIEDTLLDHHVPCSEESEIQDHKPVRNCLSDDPVTQTNDSTDLLSTVRDSEEEVDVVGDSGCKEHAAGVSGGILNPDQEHSISAGPDSELSLSEIDSVASHGACLSDTQEHKFTLRTSPRRHVSAKDSPSICDSPWGENGHVEESKISSNVNSGVAGTVNGSLINSEAIVHGDKTQVLNSVKCSPDEQTRPSAQTEHPPEVMPSTKESGSLHTAEEEDDDPDVYYFESDHVALKHNKDYQRLLQTISVLEAQRNQAVQDLERLGQHQQEALADPIGFVEALQKKMNIGIPLPQRIVQLPEIAWDQYTTTLGNFERELRNRKRLSRRIKLIYDKVGIPSSPQRTSENKDGESASYSTLPQSDRQECSTSHHSQIRGRLCAESKLGTFNQLWTIEEQKKLEQLLLKFPPEEVESKRWQKIADELGNRSAKQVASRVQKYFIKLTKAGIPVPGRTPNLYMYSKKSANKRQHSLNKHLFRPSTFMTSHEPPVYMDEDEDPNSFHNRGLDGAGEDEISDEEDIADECREFDEYKQLLELKKLKKQKLHEIQAESGFIQHMGFKCDNCETEPIQGIRWHCQDCPPNMAVDFCDSCSDCLFETELHKEDHELQPIYKAETFLDRDYCMPHGTSYNYLDPNYFPANR, from the exons ATGGCTGCTTCTCGATCAACTCGTGTTACAAGATCTACAGTGGGGTTAAACAGCTTGGATGAAAACTTCTGTGGGAGAACCTTAAGAAATCGCAGTATTGCTCATCCGGATGATGTTATTCCCCAGTCACTACTAAGATCAAggtcacccaaaaaaaaaaacgaaccagGCCCAGTTCAAAAAGGAAGTGGTACAAAGAACATTGAGGTAAAACAGCCAGCACCTCGGGAGTCTTGGGTGAGCCCAAGAAAGCGAGGGCTTTCTCTTTCTGAAAAGGATAGTATTGAAAAAGACAGTGTGGACAACAGTGAAAGAAAGTCGACAGGACCATTGTCGCCAGTTCTTAAGAAAATTAAGTGCTACTTGCGTTCTGATGAGCCAAACAGCCCAGGGGACGAACCACCCACTGCACTTCTCAAAGAAGAGTCGGAACGAAGAAACTCTGCCTCTGACAATGAAATCGACACTTCCCGACCTAAACAAGCTCATCGATGCCTTTTACTGGATGATAGTAACAAAAGGGAAGTCAAAAATGATTTTGTATTGGATGAACAGTTCGAAAAATCAATTGACGAAGAGGTCTTTAATCATGAAACTGTTAATGGCATTGATGATGGAGACACAGCTGCTTCAAACTGTAATGACTGTCAATCAGATGGGGCTATTAAGCTAAAGGATACTATTCCACCAGGCCCATCGAAGGATCTAATTGTATCTGAAAATGGAAGTGTAAGTTCAGTGCTGACGAACAACATAGAGGACACACTTTTAGACCACCATGTGCCTTGCTCAGAGGAGAGTGAAATACAAGACCACAAACCAGTTAGAAATTGCCTGTCTGATGACCCTGTTACCCAGACCAATGATTCAACCGATCTGCTCTCGACCGTGAGAGATTCTGAGGAGGAGGTTGATGTGGTGGGTGACAGTGGCTGTAAGGAACATGCTGCTGGAGTTTCAGGTGGCATCCTAAATCCTGATCAGGAACACTCTATCTCTGCAGGACCTGACTCAGAACTGTCCTTGTCTGAGATCGACTCGGTTGCCTCTCATGGGGCATGCTTGTCAGATACTCAAGAACACAAATTTACTTTAAGAACTTCTCCAAGGAGGCATGTGTCTGCAAAAGACAGCCCATCCATATGTGACTCACCGTGGGGGGAAAATGGGCATGTGGAAGAGAGTAAAATCTCTTCAAATGTAAACAGTGGAGTTGCCGGTACTGTTAATGGCTCCTTAATAAATAGCGAGGCCATTGTGCATGGCGACAAAACACAGGTTTTAAATTCTGTGAAATGTTCTCCAGATGAGCAGACCAGACCTTCTGCCCAGACAGAGCACCCTCCAGAGGTCATGCCATCTACCAAGGAGAGTGgcagtctgcacactgcagaggaAGAAGATGACGATCCTGACGTGTACTACTTCGAATCTGATCACGTGGCTTTGAAACACAACAAAGA TTATCAGAGATTATTACAGACGATCTCCGTGCTGGAGGCACAGCGTAATCAAGCTGTACAGGACCTGGAGAGGTTAGGCCAACACCAGCAGGAAGCACTGGCTGATCCGATTGGGTTTGTGGAGGCACTTCAGAAAAAG ATGAATATCGGAATTCCTCTCCCCCAGAGGATTGTGCAGTTGCCAGAGATTGCTTGGGACCAATATACTACAACTCTAGGAAACTTTGAAAGAGAATTGAGAAACCGGAAGCGTCTTTCACGAAGAATAAAGTTAATTTATGATAAAG TGGGCATTCCTTCCAGTCCCCAAAGGACTTCAGAGAACAAAGACGGAGAGTCTGCTTCTTATTCGACACTGCCCCAGAGTGACAGACAGGAATGCTCGACCAGTCACCACTCGCAG ATAAGAGGCAGACTGTGTGCAGAGTCCAAACTGGGAACCTTTAATCAGCTATGGACCATCGAAGAGCAG AAAAAACTGGAACAGCTTCTCTTGAAGTTTCCGCCAGAAGAGGTTGAATCTAAACGATGGCAAAAGATTGCGGATGAATTGGGAAACAGATCAGCCAAACAG GTTGCAAGTCGAGTGCAGAAATATTTCATTAAACTGACTAAAGCTGGTATCCCGGTACCCGGACGAACACCAAATCTGTATATgtactccaaaaag TCGGCCAACAAACGTCAGCATTCACTAAACAAACACCTCTTCAGACCCTCTACCTTCATGACGTCCCATGAACCTCCTGTCTACATGGATGAAGATGAGGACCCCAATAGTTTCCATAACAGAGGCCTTGATGGAGCAGGAGAGGACGAAATATCG GATGAAGAAGATATCGCTGATGAGTGTCGAGAGTTTGACGAATATAAACAACTGCTTGAACTGAAGAAGCTGAAGAAACAAAAACTCCATGAGATTCAGGCGGAAAGTGGATTCATCCAACATATGGGGTTCAAA TGTGATAATTGTGAGACAGAACCCATCCAAGGTATCCGATGGCATTGCCAGGACTGCCCGCCGAATATGGCTGTGGATTTCTGTGATTCCTGTTCAGATTG TTTATTCGAAACAGAATTGCACAAAGAGGACCATGAGCTGCAACCCATCTACAAGGCAGAGACATTTCTAGACAGAGACTATTGCATGCCCCACGGCACCAGCTATAACTACCTGGATCCAAACTACTTTCCAGCAAACAGATGA